DNA from Branchiostoma floridae strain S238N-H82 chromosome 15, Bfl_VNyyK, whole genome shotgun sequence:
GTGGGCAGAGTTGACGCGCGCTCTACCGACTTGAAACGACATATCTTTTATACCTGTTTTCCTACCACATCGGAAACCTCATTTCAAATCGAAAATGTCTAAAGATTATAACGCTAACAGCTACGCCAGCCTGAAGTCCGCGATCGAGAGCATGGTGGACATCAGCCTGGTGATCAGTTACATCCCCCAGTTATTGGCGATCACCCGGTCACCGGGCGGCGTGGACACAGGCGAGGAGATTGCAAGGTACGCAGAGTCGTGTCAATCGATGTGATTTAGTTTCAACGTCCTCATTATTTGGTGTAATATCTTAACATTGAGATAGTTTATGTGTTTTATATGACAGGCGACTTTTGACCATACGtatgtcctttttttcttttcttttcagggTGGTGCTTATTTCCATCTGCATGCTGTTCCAGACGGTTCTGCTGTGTATATTCGTCTATCAGGGTTTCCAGCCCAAGATCCAAAGCGACACCACCCGGGGGCCCCAGGTTCCCAAGGAAAGCTTCATCTCGAATTATGTTGCCGCCGTCCTGGCCCTTCTGGTGATGATACTCAACGCCGCCATCGCTGCTGTTGGAGGAAACCAGGCTTGATTGCGCGGGGCTACCATTGGAAAGGGAACCTTTATAGCAACTGAGTTCAATCTGGTCTCTAGTGTTTGTGCCAAATGCATCCAGGCGCTTTTGTCACGAAATGCAGACTGTACACGGGTGTAAAAAGGTTCCTTCcttgtgtgttgttgttagaATTGATTGTTTTTCGTGTGTCCCTACAAACTAAAAATTATATCTTGTGAGTTTTAGTCTTTTGCGCACTGGTCGGGTGTGAAAAATTCTTATTTGTAGTTTTACTGGAGTTACCTGTGTGCCAGATCTGCTCTTTTATAATCTGtgtgaaaatttcaacattaGGATATGTTTTCACTGCAGTTAATGGTcggtttgcttgtttgtttgttcgtttgttaaAAGGTAAACCACATTTAAGCGTGACACACTAGTTTTGTACCGTAttcgtaatacccccctcacattagtgCGCGATTCCATCGGACTACGACTCTGCCAGCTCTAATTTACAATCACCCATGACCCTGATTgcgacaaaaaaaatgaaaatttcccCCCTTCNNNNNNNNNNNNNNNNNNNNNNNNNNNNNNNNNNNNNNNNNNNNNNNNNNNNNNNNNNNNNNNNNNNNNNNNNNNNNNNNNNNNNNNNNNNNNNNNNNNNNNNNNNNNNNNNNNNNNNNNNNNNNNNNNNNNNNNNNNNNNNNNNNNNNNNNNNNNNNNNNNNNNNNNNNNNNNNNNNNNNNNNNNNNNNNNNNNNNNNNNNNNNNNNNNNNNNNNNNNNNNNNNNNNNNNNNNNNNNNNNNNNNNNNNNNNNNNNNNNNNNNNNNNNNNNNNNNNNNNNNNNNNNNNNNNNNNNNNNNNNNNNNNNNNNNNNNNNNNNNNNNNNNNNNNNNNNNNNNNNNNNNNNNNNNNNNNNNNNNNNNNNNNNNNNNNNNNNNNNNNNNCAATTTTGTGTGTTGTTGCTTGGAACTTAATGTACGTTTATGGGAACGAAGTGAAAATATATCTcgtgatttttttaaacttcattCGTCCTGTGTAAGATGTTGTGGTATTTGTAGTCTTACTTGCAAAGTTCCCTGTGTGCAAGATCTTCTCTTGCCTTACGTGTGTGAAAACGTAAAAATCTGGAGGATATATTGTGATTGTAGTTGTTGGTCCGTTTATGAAGAGTAAAAAAAGGATCAATATCATATTTTCTGGACAGGCGATACTTGACGTGTGGTGACACTTTATGAAAGAGCTGAAGGAAGAATTCTCCAAAAGAATTCATTACTATTCATTTACTTTACGTGGTCCATTCTGAAATACAAGTGCGTGCTGCAATCATGTAATTTTACCCCTCTCCCCCCAAAAAgttttttcatatatttacaCTCTACATATACCTGCGCATGCAATTTGTTAGTGGGTTACACACCCTGACTGCTGTTAGTCTATTATGTGAGTATTGGAGcattagttagttagttagttcgtcccatagccttttaatcagccgtaggctgattaatcagccttAGGGGCAGCGCGACAACTGTcatgctgactcaacaggcttttagtcccctggcggcgcctatctcctctccggggcatggtgaatgatgtaaatcaccgtttggctgatacgacacgaaggttcgccaggcctccgcccaggtgatttgtagtgaatcaccaactccagacagaagggtttgctccatccacaccgcaccatcgcacgtgtgggggttctttaacgtgcatagggtgtgactctccccatacacgggacctccatttaacgtcctatccgagggacggtccctagccgaaactaggtactcattttcacctgagtaaagtggggaaagtcgtgttaagtgcctttcccaagggcacaag
Protein-coding regions in this window:
- the LOC118432522 gene encoding ninjurin-1-like — translated: MSKDYNANSYASLKSAIESMVDISLVISYIPQLLAITRSPGGVDTGEEIARVVLISICMLFQTVLLCIFVYQGFQPKIQSDTTRGPQVPKESFISNYVAAVLALLVMILNAAIAAVGGNQA